From Streptomyces griseorubiginosus, one genomic window encodes:
- the ggt gene encoding gamma-glutamyltransferase has protein sequence MRRPVARKLSVLAVSAAVVSVGAAAPPQATSAPQKVPVAVGYGGAVSSVDADASAAGIEVLRKGGNAVDAAVATAAALGVTEPYSSGIGGGGYFVYYDAKSRSVHTIDGRETAPLTADENLFVENGKPLAFADAVSSGLSVGTPGTPATWATALGKWGSRSLGTVLKPAERIARNGFVVDDTFRSQTASNETRFRYFPDTAKLFLPGGQLPVVGSTFKNPDLARTYAELGRKGVGAIYHGDLGDDIVDTVNHPPVDPASGWNARPGDLSEKDLAAYRAKLQKPTKTSYRGLGVYSIAPSSSGGTTVGEALNILEHTDLSKASEVQYLHHFIEASRISFADRGRWVGDPAFEDVPTKGLLSQKFADSRACLIKDDAVLQSPLAPGDPRHPAGCTNRGTAAPTTYEGENTTHLTVADKWGNVVSYTLTIEQTGGSAITVPGRGFILNNELTDFSFTPANPAVHDPNLPGPGKRPRSSISPTIVLDRNNKPVVALGSPGGATIITTVLQVLTEFVDRGLPLVDAIAAPRASQRNAAQTELEPALYSSGARSQLEAIGHSFKLNPEIGAATGVQRLPGGKWLAAAETVRRGGGSAQVVYPAP, from the coding sequence ATGCGTCGCCCTGTCGCGCGGAAACTGTCGGTCCTGGCGGTCTCGGCCGCCGTCGTGTCGGTGGGGGCGGCGGCGCCGCCGCAGGCCACCTCGGCACCGCAGAAAGTACCCGTCGCCGTCGGCTACGGGGGTGCCGTCTCCAGCGTCGACGCGGACGCCTCCGCCGCCGGCATCGAAGTCCTCAGGAAGGGCGGCAACGCGGTCGACGCGGCCGTCGCCACCGCCGCCGCGCTCGGCGTCACCGAGCCGTACTCCTCGGGCATCGGCGGGGGCGGCTACTTCGTCTACTACGACGCCAAGTCCCGCAGCGTCCACACCATCGACGGCCGCGAGACGGCACCGCTGACCGCCGACGAGAACCTGTTCGTGGAGAACGGCAAGCCGCTCGCCTTCGCCGACGCCGTCAGCAGCGGACTGAGCGTGGGAACGCCGGGCACCCCCGCCACCTGGGCCACCGCGCTCGGCAAGTGGGGCAGCAGATCCCTCGGCACCGTCCTCAAGCCCGCCGAGCGGATCGCGCGGAACGGGTTCGTCGTGGACGACACCTTCCGTTCGCAGACCGCCTCCAACGAGACGCGGTTCCGGTACTTCCCCGACACCGCGAAGCTGTTCCTGCCCGGCGGTCAGCTGCCGGTCGTCGGGTCGACCTTCAAGAACCCCGATCTCGCCCGCACCTACGCGGAGTTGGGACGCAAGGGCGTCGGCGCGATCTACCACGGCGACCTCGGCGACGACATCGTCGACACCGTGAACCACCCGCCGGTGGACCCGGCCTCGGGCTGGAACGCACGGCCGGGTGACCTCTCCGAGAAGGACCTCGCCGCCTACCGGGCCAAGCTCCAGAAGCCCACCAAGACCTCCTACCGTGGGCTCGGCGTCTACTCCATCGCGCCCTCCTCCTCCGGCGGCACGACCGTCGGTGAGGCCCTCAACATCCTTGAGCACACCGACCTTTCGAAGGCCAGTGAGGTCCAGTACCTCCATCACTTCATCGAGGCAAGCCGGATCTCCTTCGCGGACCGGGGGCGCTGGGTCGGCGACCCCGCCTTCGAGGACGTACCGACGAAGGGGCTGCTGTCGCAGAAGTTCGCCGACTCGCGGGCCTGCCTCATCAAGGACGACGCGGTGCTCCAGAGTCCGCTGGCGCCCGGTGACCCGCGGCATCCGGCGGGCTGCACGAATCGGGGCACTGCGGCTCCGACGACGTACGAGGGCGAGAACACCACGCATCTGACGGTGGCCGACAAGTGGGGGAACGTCGTCTCCTACACGCTGACCATCGAGCAGACCGGCGGCAGCGCGATCACCGTGCCCGGGCGCGGGTTCATCCTCAACAACGAGCTGACGGACTTCTCGTTCACGCCGGCGAACCCTGCCGTGCACGACCCGAACCTGCCCGGCCCCGGCAAGCGGCCGCGGTCGTCGATCTCGCCGACGATCGTGCTCGACCGCAACAACAAGCCTGTGGTGGCGCTGGGTTCACCCGGTGGGGCGACCATCATCACCACCGTGCTCCAGGTGCTGACCGAGTTCGTGGACCGTGGGTTGCCGCTGGTGGACGCGATCGCGGCGCCTCGGGCGAGTCAGCGGAACGCTGCGCAGACCGAGCTGGAGCCGGCGCTGTACAGCAGTGGGGCGCGGTCTCAACTGGAGGCCATCGGGCACTCGTTCAAGCTGAATCCCGAGATCGGGGCGGCGACTGGTGTTCAGCGGTTGCCGGGTGGGAAGTGGCTTGCCGCTGCTGAGACGGTTCGGCGGGGTGGGGGGTCTGCGCAAGTGGTGTACCCCGCGCCGTAG
- a CDS encoding alpha/beta fold hydrolase, whose product MGHPRKALRTTTVGAVSATLIAGSALGLAPTAQAADAVRFVDIAGDGGTVLKANVVTPSGADGTRRYPLLVLPTSWGLPQVEYLAQAQKLANSGYIVVSYNVRGFWQSGGEIEVAGPPDIADASKVIDWALANTPSDARRIGMAGVSYGAGISLITAAQDKRVKAVAALSGWADLIDSIYSGRTQHVQAGAVLDGASLVTGRQSPEIRQIFDNFYASNLSKEQEMIDWGKKRSAATYVDQLNQNGAAVMMANAWGDTVFAPNQSADFYEKLTGPKRLEFRPGDHATAELTGLFGLPNDVWTDTERWFDHYLKGEDNGIDREEPVRLKSRSTGGYEGYPDWKSVGATRKKIALAGTTTIHTNVDSGADGGIVFLSSILDQIARVPPVASIPLLPRRWAAVWQSGKYATAQQVRGTAELHTTLTPTKESGTLVAYLYDVGPLGLGKLVSHAPYTFHGRTPGKPFDVDLELFSTAYDVPAGHRLALVVDTVDPLYIEHNPSGAQLTFSSPANDPSYVSIPLREQ is encoded by the coding sequence GTGGGACACCCTCGCAAGGCCCTGCGTACGACCACCGTGGGCGCCGTCTCCGCGACTCTGATCGCCGGTAGCGCCCTCGGACTCGCCCCGACCGCGCAGGCGGCGGACGCCGTCCGCTTCGTCGACATCGCCGGTGACGGCGGCACCGTCCTCAAGGCCAACGTCGTCACACCCTCCGGAGCCGACGGCACCCGGCGCTACCCGCTGCTCGTCCTGCCCACGAGTTGGGGCCTGCCCCAGGTCGAGTACCTCGCCCAGGCCCAGAAGCTCGCGAACTCCGGTTACATCGTGGTCAGTTACAACGTGCGCGGGTTCTGGCAATCGGGCGGGGAAATAGAAGTCGCGGGCCCGCCCGACATAGCCGACGCGTCCAAGGTCATCGACTGGGCACTCGCCAACACCCCTTCCGACGCCCGGCGCATCGGCATGGCGGGCGTCTCGTACGGCGCCGGCATCAGCCTGATCACCGCCGCCCAGGACAAGCGCGTCAAGGCGGTCGCCGCCCTGAGCGGCTGGGCCGACCTGATCGACTCGATCTACTCCGGCCGCACCCAGCACGTCCAGGCCGGCGCCGTGCTGGACGGCGCCAGCCTGGTCACCGGCCGTCAGAGCCCCGAGATCCGGCAGATCTTCGACAACTTCTACGCGTCGAACCTGTCGAAGGAACAGGAGATGATCGACTGGGGGAAGAAACGTTCTGCCGCGACCTACGTGGACCAACTCAACCAGAACGGCGCGGCGGTCATGATGGCCAACGCGTGGGGTGACACGGTCTTCGCGCCCAACCAGTCCGCCGACTTCTACGAGAAGCTGACGGGCCCGAAGAGACTGGAGTTCCGGCCCGGCGACCATGCCACGGCCGAGCTGACCGGGCTGTTCGGCCTGCCCAACGACGTGTGGACCGACACCGAGCGCTGGTTCGACCACTACCTCAAGGGCGAGGACAACGGGATCGACCGCGAGGAGCCGGTCCGGCTCAAGTCCCGTTCCACGGGCGGCTACGAGGGCTACCCGGACTGGAAGTCCGTCGGCGCCACGCGGAAGAAGATCGCCCTGGCGGGCACCACCACGATCCACACCAACGTGGACTCGGGCGCGGACGGCGGGATCGTCTTCCTGTCCAGCATCCTCGACCAGATCGCCCGGGTTCCCCCGGTCGCCTCGATCCCCCTGCTGCCCCGCCGCTGGGCCGCCGTATGGCAGTCGGGCAAGTACGCCACCGCACAACAGGTGCGCGGCACGGCCGAGTTGCACACCACGCTCACCCCCACCAAGGAGAGCGGCACCCTCGTCGCCTACCTGTACGACGTGGGGCCGCTCGGCCTCGGCAAGCTGGTCTCCCACGCGCCGTACACCTTCCACGGGCGGACGCCCGGGAAGCCGTTCGACGTCGACCTGGAGCTGTTCTCCACGGCCTACGACGTCCCGGCAGGGCACCGTCTCGCCCTGGTGGTCGACACGGTCGACCCGCTCTACATCGAGCACAACCCGTCCGGCGCTCAGCTGACCTTCTCCTCGCCGGCGAACGACCCGTCGTACGTGTCGATTCCGCTGCGCGAGCAGTGA
- a CDS encoding amino acid ABC transporter ATP-binding protein gives MAVVDPLIELRDVNKYYGELHVLQDINLTVGKGEVVVVIGPSGSGKSTLCRTINRLETIKSGSITLDGQPLPEEGKALAKLRAEVGMVFQSFNLFAHKTVLQNVSLGQIKVRKRKKEQADRRSRELLDRVGLADQADKYPAQLSGGQQQRVAIARALAMEPKALLFDEPTSALDPEMINEVLEVMQQLAREGMTMVVVTHEMGFARSAANRVVFMADGRIVEDRAPDDFFTNPDSERARDFLSKILKH, from the coding sequence ATGGCCGTCGTCGATCCGTTGATCGAACTGCGTGACGTCAACAAGTACTACGGGGAGCTGCATGTCCTGCAGGACATCAACCTCACCGTCGGCAAGGGGGAGGTGGTCGTGGTCATCGGCCCTTCGGGGTCGGGCAAGTCCACGCTCTGCAGGACGATCAACCGCCTGGAGACCATCAAGTCCGGTTCCATCACGCTCGACGGGCAGCCGCTGCCCGAGGAGGGCAAGGCCCTCGCGAAGCTCCGTGCCGAGGTCGGCATGGTCTTCCAGTCCTTCAACCTGTTCGCCCACAAGACAGTCCTGCAGAACGTCTCCCTGGGACAGATCAAGGTCCGCAAGCGGAAGAAGGAGCAGGCCGACCGGCGCTCCCGCGAACTCCTCGACCGGGTGGGCCTGGCCGACCAGGCCGACAAGTACCCCGCCCAGCTCTCCGGCGGCCAGCAGCAGCGGGTGGCCATCGCCCGCGCCCTCGCCATGGAGCCCAAGGCCCTGCTGTTCGACGAGCCGACCTCGGCCCTCGACCCGGAGATGATCAACGAGGTCCTGGAGGTCATGCAACAGCTGGCCCGGGAGGGCATGACCATGGTCGTCGTCACCCACGAGATGGGCTTCGCCCGTTCGGCCGCCAACCGCGTGGTGTTCATGGCGGACGGCCGTATCGTCGAGGACCGCGCCCCGGACGACTTCTTCACCAATCCGGACAGCGAGCGCGCCAGGGACTTCCTCTCCAAGATCCTCAAGCACTGA
- a CDS encoding DUF6278 family protein, with protein MKIPFLGGRSEKPGTRDAEGIAELLAECELLRSHASRSGVELDDTEASLEALDQLVPGWRDDEEVLLWLGNDAGLYLGTVIVRTVPGAAWDLRSDGQPVIRLESGREFDVVAAGHEWAGSGVPELSQLYAEVAEE; from the coding sequence ATGAAGATCCCTTTTCTGGGCGGCAGGAGTGAGAAGCCCGGGACCCGCGACGCCGAGGGCATCGCCGAACTGCTCGCCGAGTGCGAGCTGCTGCGCTCCCACGCCTCCCGGTCGGGCGTCGAACTCGACGACACGGAGGCGTCGTTGGAGGCGCTCGACCAGTTGGTGCCCGGCTGGCGCGACGACGAGGAGGTCCTGCTCTGGCTCGGCAACGACGCCGGGCTCTATCTCGGCACGGTCATCGTGCGGACCGTCCCCGGGGCGGCCTGGGATCTGCGGTCGGACGGACAGCCCGTGATCCGGCTGGAGTCCGGCCGTGAGTTCGATGTCGTGGCCGCCGGTCACGAGTGGGCCGGCAGCGGGGTGCCCGAGCTCTCCCAGCTCTACGCGGAGGTGGCCGAGGAGTGA
- a CDS encoding SGNH/GDSL hydrolase family protein, which yields MAVGAESGLRERPVPLPLERLFDSTAVSDDAHPGEADLDGSGASLSAQDLAAAGWTPGRTLTVQAARLTWPDRPAGAPEHVRAAGQHVRLSGRGNALAFLATGTRGGPVEGSGTVTYADGGRSAYRLSVPDWRRGPLATKAVALPHVNTPEGQLTEQARLYVVTVPLARDREVASVRLPRAPGMHVFALSVRAKGFGWSGSWAAATSNLQAVGPWTDRTLRLVVHTSVGGPRVRLRFDNTFAAVPVRIGGASVAVRAVGAAARERPVAVAFAGASGVEIPAGAQAFSDPLGFEVPAGADLLVSFHLPGTVAAVPVHRLGAQRSYVSGRGDHTADGSGAPYTSVLTSRPLLTGVEVGGGPGSVVVLGDSITDGTRSTTDANRRWPDVLAARLRAQDVVPHYGVLNQGISGNRVVFDGYPGDGVSTATQGVSALSRFDRDVLAQASVRTAVVFEGVNDLRSGASAREVVAGLRELAERGQARGLRMLAATILPCGGEARCTAAVDAERVAVNAWIRDAGVFDGVLDFDGVVRDPARPERMRAGYDSGDHLHPGDAGLAALAESVDLGLL from the coding sequence ATGGCCGTGGGGGCGGAGTCGGGCCTGCGGGAGAGGCCGGTGCCGCTGCCCCTGGAGCGGCTCTTCGACAGCACCGCCGTCAGCGACGACGCCCACCCCGGCGAGGCCGACCTCGACGGCTCGGGCGCCTCCCTCTCCGCCCAGGACCTCGCCGCCGCCGGCTGGACCCCGGGCCGCACCCTCACCGTGCAGGCGGCAAGGCTGACTTGGCCGGACCGGCCGGCCGGCGCTCCCGAACATGTCCGGGCCGCCGGGCAGCACGTACGCCTGAGCGGCCGCGGAAACGCCCTTGCCTTTCTGGCCACGGGCACGCGCGGCGGACCCGTCGAGGGCTCCGGCACCGTGACCTACGCCGACGGCGGCCGCTCGGCCTACCGGCTGTCGGTCCCCGACTGGCGGCGCGGCCCGCTCGCCACGAAGGCGGTCGCGCTGCCGCACGTGAACACGCCCGAGGGTCAACTCACCGAGCAGGCACGGCTGTACGTCGTGACCGTGCCGCTGGCGCGGGACCGCGAGGTGGCTTCGGTACGGCTGCCCCGGGCGCCCGGCATGCATGTCTTCGCCCTGTCGGTACGGGCCAAGGGGTTTGGCTGGAGCGGGAGTTGGGCTGCCGCGACCTCCAACCTCCAGGCCGTGGGGCCGTGGACCGACCGGACGCTGCGGCTCGTGGTGCACACCTCGGTGGGCGGGCCCCGGGTGCGGCTGCGGTTCGACAACACCTTCGCGGCGGTGCCGGTGCGGATCGGCGGCGCGAGTGTGGCGGTGCGGGCGGTGGGCGCCGCGGCCCGGGAGAGACCGGTGGCGGTGGCGTTCGCGGGTGCGTCCGGTGTCGAGATCCCGGCCGGGGCGCAGGCGTTCAGCGATCCACTCGGCTTCGAGGTGCCCGCGGGCGCCGATCTGCTGGTGAGCTTCCATCTGCCGGGGACGGTGGCGGCGGTCCCGGTGCACAGGCTCGGGGCGCAGCGGTCGTATGTGAGCGGAAGGGGCGACCACACGGCCGACGGGTCGGGGGCGCCGTACACCTCGGTCCTGACCAGCCGGCCGCTGCTGACCGGTGTCGAGGTCGGCGGGGGGCCGGGGTCCGTGGTGGTGCTCGGGGACTCGATCACGGACGGCACCAGGTCCACGACGGACGCCAACCGGCGGTGGCCGGATGTGCTGGCCGCACGGCTGCGGGCACAAGACGTGGTGCCGCACTATGGGGTGCTCAACCAGGGGATCTCCGGGAACCGTGTGGTCTTCGACGGGTATCCCGGTGACGGGGTCTCCACGGCCACCCAGGGGGTGAGCGCCCTCAGCCGGTTCGACCGGGATGTCCTCGCCCAGGCGTCGGTGCGTACGGCCGTGGTGTTCGAGGGGGTCAACGACCTGCGGTCGGGGGCGTCGGCGCGGGAGGTGGTGGCCGGGCTGCGGGAGCTCGCGGAGCGGGGGCAGGCGCGCGGGCTGCGGATGCTCGCGGCGACGATCCTGCCCTGTGGGGGCGAGGCGCGGTGCACGGCCGCCGTGGACGCCGAGCGCGTCGCGGTCAACGCCTGGATCCGGGACGCCGGGGTGTTCGACGGCGTCCTGGACTTCGACGGCGTGGTGCGCGACCCGGCCCGCCCGGAGCGGATGCGTGCCGGGTACGACAGTGGGGACCATCTGCATCCGGGGGACGCGGGGCTGGCCGCGCTCGCGGAGTCGGTGGACCTGGGGCTGCTGTGA
- a CDS encoding exodeoxyribonuclease III, producing MRIATWNVNSITARLPRLLAWLESTGTDVLCLQEAKLAEEQFPFDQLREAGYEAAVHATGRWNGVAVISRVGIEDVVKGLPGDPGYDGAPEPRAISATCGPVRVWSVYVPNGREVDHPHYAYKLQWFEALKAAVAGDAAGSRPFAVLGDYNVAPTDDDVYDVAAFEGLTHVTPAERAALAALREAGLSDVVPRPLKYDHPFTYWDYRQLCFPKNRGMRIDLVYGNESFAKAVTDAYVDREERKGKGASDHAPVVVDLDV from the coding sequence ATGCGCATCGCGACCTGGAACGTCAACTCGATCACCGCCCGTCTCCCGAGGCTGCTGGCCTGGCTGGAGAGCACCGGCACCGACGTGCTGTGCCTCCAGGAGGCCAAGCTCGCCGAGGAGCAGTTCCCGTTCGACCAGCTGCGCGAGGCAGGGTACGAGGCGGCGGTGCACGCGACCGGCCGGTGGAACGGCGTGGCGGTGATCTCCCGGGTGGGCATCGAGGACGTCGTCAAGGGGCTGCCCGGCGACCCCGGCTACGACGGCGCCCCCGAACCCCGCGCCATCTCCGCGACCTGCGGCCCGGTCCGCGTCTGGTCGGTGTACGTGCCCAACGGCCGTGAGGTCGACCACCCGCACTACGCCTACAAGCTCCAGTGGTTCGAGGCCCTGAAGGCCGCGGTCGCCGGTGACGCGGCCGGCAGCCGCCCCTTCGCGGTCCTGGGCGACTACAACGTGGCGCCGACCGACGACGACGTCTACGACGTGGCCGCCTTCGAGGGCCTCACCCATGTCACCCCGGCCGAGCGCGCCGCCCTCGCCGCCCTGCGTGAGGCGGGCCTGTCCGACGTGGTCCCGCGCCCCCTCAAGTACGACCACCCGTTCACGTACTGGGACTACCGGCAGCTCTGCTTCCCCAAGAACCGTGGCATGCGCATCGACCTGGTGTACGGCAACGAGTCGTTCGCGAAAGCCGTCACCGACGCGTACGTCGACCGGGAGGAGCGCAAGGGCAAGGGCGCGTCGGACCACGCGCCGGTGGTCGTGGACCTGGACGTCTAG
- a CDS encoding MBL fold metallo-hydrolase has product MKLTKKSHACVRLEKDGQTLVLDPGGFSEEDAALGADAILVTHEHPDHFSEERLRAALDANPAAEIWTLRSVAEKISAAFPGRVHTVGHGDTFTAAGFDVQVHGELHAVIHPDIPRITNVGYLVDGGRVFHPGDALTVPEHTVETLMLPVMAPWSKISEVIDYVREVKPQRAYDIHDALLTDLARPIYDNQIGGLGGAEHLRLKPGESTAL; this is encoded by the coding sequence ATGAAGCTCACGAAGAAGTCGCACGCCTGCGTCCGTCTGGAGAAGGACGGACAGACCCTCGTCCTCGACCCCGGGGGGTTCAGCGAGGAGGACGCCGCCCTCGGCGCCGACGCGATCCTCGTCACCCACGAGCACCCCGACCACTTCAGCGAGGAGCGGCTGCGGGCGGCCCTGGACGCCAACCCGGCCGCCGAGATCTGGACGCTGAGGTCGGTCGCCGAGAAGATCTCGGCCGCCTTCCCGGGCCGCGTGCACACCGTCGGCCACGGCGACACCTTCACCGCCGCGGGCTTCGACGTCCAGGTCCACGGCGAACTGCACGCGGTGATCCACCCGGACATCCCGCGCATCACCAACGTCGGCTACCTGGTCGACGGCGGCCGCGTCTTCCACCCCGGCGACGCCCTCACCGTCCCCGAGCACACCGTCGAGACGCTGATGCTGCCCGTCATGGCCCCCTGGAGCAAGATCTCCGAGGTCATCGACTACGTCCGTGAGGTCAAGCCGCAGCGCGCCTACGACATCCACGACGCGCTCCTCACCGACCTCGCCCGGCCGATCTACGACAACCAGATCGGCGGCCTCGGCGGCGCGGAGCACCTGCGGCTGAAGCCCGGGGAGAGCACGGCTCTGTGA
- a CDS encoding alpha/beta fold hydrolase encodes MSETTTPALQYRFDGPEDAPVLILGPSLGTTWHMWDRQVPDLVKQWRVFRFDLPGHGGAHAYPAGSVGDLTDRLLATLDRFGVQRFGYAGCALGGAVGMELALRHPDRLASLALIAASPRFGSADEFRQRGVIVRTNGLDPIARTSPDRWFTSGFAAAQPAITDWAVQMVRTTDPGCYIAACEALAAFDVRAELASVGVPTLVLVGSDDQVTGPAEARTLVAGIPDARLAVVPGASHLVPVEQPAAVTDLLVRHFSTAWQPAFDSATGQTAIPAAPGKPVLAATPPQPVPIAEIAPAAPTPQTAVRTDPYDAGIKVRREVLGDAHVDGVLAQADDFSADFQELLTRYAWGEIWDRPGLDRRSRSVASLTALVAGGHLDELASHTRAALRNGLTPSEIKEVLLQAAVYCGVPAAGSAFTVAQQVIREETTPTE; translated from the coding sequence GTGAGTGAGACGACGACCCCTGCCCTCCAGTACCGCTTCGACGGCCCGGAAGACGCCCCGGTCCTCATTTTGGGCCCGTCGCTCGGGACCACGTGGCACATGTGGGACCGCCAGGTCCCCGATCTGGTCAAGCAGTGGCGGGTCTTCCGGTTCGATCTGCCGGGGCACGGCGGTGCCCACGCCTACCCGGCGGGCTCGGTCGGCGACCTCACCGACCGGCTGCTGGCCACGCTCGACCGGTTCGGGGTGCAGCGCTTCGGCTACGCGGGCTGCGCACTGGGCGGTGCGGTCGGCATGGAGCTGGCGCTGCGCCACCCGGACCGGCTCGCCTCGCTCGCGCTGATCGCCGCCTCGCCCCGTTTCGGCAGCGCCGACGAGTTCCGCCAGCGCGGGGTGATCGTGCGGACGAACGGGCTCGATCCCATCGCCCGTACGTCCCCGGACCGCTGGTTCACCTCCGGGTTCGCCGCCGCCCAGCCCGCGATCACCGACTGGGCCGTGCAGATGGTGCGCACCACCGACCCCGGCTGCTACATCGCGGCCTGCGAGGCGCTCGCCGCCTTCGACGTGCGGGCCGAACTCGCGAGCGTCGGGGTGCCGACGCTGGTGCTCGTCGGCTCCGACGACCAGGTCACCGGACCGGCCGAGGCCCGCACCCTGGTCGCGGGCATTCCGGACGCCCGGCTCGCCGTCGTGCCCGGCGCCTCCCATCTGGTGCCGGTCGAGCAGCCCGCGGCCGTCACCGACCTGCTGGTCAGACACTTCTCCACCGCCTGGCAGCCCGCGTTCGACTCCGCCACCGGGCAGACCGCGATCCCCGCGGCCCCCGGCAAGCCGGTCCTGGCGGCCACCCCGCCGCAGCCCGTGCCGATCGCCGAGATCGCCCCGGCTGCCCCGACCCCGCAGACCGCCGTCCGGACCGACCCGTACGACGCCGGTATCAAGGTCCGCCGCGAGGTGCTGGGCGACGCGCACGTGGACGGGGTGCTGGCCCAGGCCGACGACTTCTCGGCCGACTTCCAGGAACTCCTCACCCGCTACGCCTGGGGCGAGATCTGGGACCGGCCGGGGCTCGACCGCCGCTCCCGCAGTGTCGCCTCCCTCACCGCGCTCGTCGCCGGCGGGCACCTGGACGAGCTCGCCTCCCACACCCGGGCCGCCCTGCGCAACGGCCTGACCCCCTCCGAGATCAAGGAAGTGCTGCTCCAAGCGGCCGTGTACTGCGGGGTCCCGGCGGCCGGCAGCGCGTTCACGGTGGCCCAGCAGGTCATCCGCGAGGAGACCACGCCCACCGAGTGA